In the Burkholderiales bacterium genome, CTCGGATGGCGACTGCTGGTGGTTCCTTGCACGAAAACTGGATACCCTGAATTCACGAAACAAGTGCAACACCCGTATAAGGTGTTGCCATGGGAACCCGATATGAACAACTTACCTTAGCCGAGCGCATTGAACTCTACCGTCTGTATAAACAAGGTGAACCGATGAGAGCGATCGCCAAAGCGCT is a window encoding:
- a CDS encoding helix-turn-helix domain-containing protein, with amino-acid sequence MGTRYEQLTLAERIELYRLYKQGEPMRAIAKAL